In a genomic window of Salmo trutta chromosome 32, fSalTru1.1, whole genome shotgun sequence:
- the LOC115171811 gene encoding myeloid-associated differentiation marker-like protein 2 translates to MDPQGGHYLNKAAVLSPLGAARMLQLLLGCTIIALVAHSAGYNHAYGIYCMFVWCFCFAMTLLVFTMDVTRLPCCMPISWDNLTVAFAMLATLMYVAASVVYPVYFLRSQCSKSDGGCEVRNYRIAVTVCSSFCCFAYAAEVFLTRAKPGHVVGYMATMSGLLKVVQAFVACIIFGALANGSEYNRHIPTHYCVVVYSLCFSITVVVIAVTVSGKASALPLRFPFDRFVIIYTFLATLLYLSAALVWPIFSFDRKYGTPGRPDGCPWENCPWDSKLVVAVFTHVNMVLYFSDLIYSQRIRFVSHSAA, encoded by the coding sequence ATGGACCCCCAAGGCGGACACTACCTGAACAAGGCGGCGGTGCTGTCTCCTCTAGGAGCGGCCCGTATGCTCCAGCTCCTCCTGGGCTGCACCATCATAGCCCTGGTGGCCCACAGCGCCGGATACAACCACGCCTATGGTATCTACTGCATGTTTGTGTGGTGCTTCTGCTTCGCCATGACCCTGCTGGTGTTCACCATGGATGTGACACGCCTCCCCTGCTGCATGCCCATTTCCTGGGACAACCTCACCGTGGCGTTCGCCATGCTCGCCACACTCATGTATGTCGCCGCCTCCGTCGTCTACCCCGTCTACTTCCTGCGCTCTCAGTGCTCCAAGTCCGACGGGGGCTGCGAGGTGCGCAACTACCGCATCGCTGTCACCGTGTGCTCCAGTTTCTGCTGCTTCGCCTACGCGGCTGAGGTGTTCCTGACCCGGGCCAAACCCGGCCATGTGGTGGGCTACATGGCCACCATGTCAGGCCTGCTCAAAGTGGTCCAGGCCTTCGTGGCCTGCATTATATTCGGGGCCCTGGCCAACGGCAGCGAGTACAACCGCCACATCCCCACTCATTACTGCGTGGTGGTCTACAGCCTGTGCTTCTCCATCACCGTGGTCGTGATCGCTGTGACCGTGTCGGGAAAAGCCTCGGCTCTGCCCCTGCGTTTCCCCTTCGACCGCTTCGTGATCATCTACACGTTCCTGGCGACGCTGCTGTACCTGAGCGCCGCCCTGGTGTGGCCCATCTTTAGCTTCGACAGGAAGTATGGCACGCCGGGTCGCCCCGACGGCTGTCCCTGGGAGAACTGTCCCTGGGACAGCAAGCTGGTGGTGGCGGTGTTTACCCATGTCAACATGGTGCTGTACTTCAGCGACCTAATCTACTCCCAGAGGATCCGCTTTGTCTCCCACTCCGCTGCTTGA